A region from the Ciconia boyciana chromosome 1, ASM3463844v1, whole genome shotgun sequence genome encodes:
- the GPR83 gene encoding G-protein coupled receptor 83, whose protein sequence is MLSCFVWLSLPDLVNAFAAPGKLPLNGSLEKTSVIPNISGFFSWDNDSLADWQSFVGRSQYGAESQSVTVKALLIAAYSFIIVFSLFGNILVCHVVIKTKRMHSATSLFIVNLAVADIMITLLNTPFTLARFVNSTWIFGKGMCHVSRFAQYCSLHVSALTLTAIAVDRHQVIMHPLKPRISTAKGVIYISVIWIMATCFSLPHAIYQKLFTFEYSEEVTRCLCLPDFPEPADLFWMYLDLTTFILLYVLPLLIISAAYVTVAKKLWLRNVIGEVTTEQYFALRKKNKKTIKMLMLVVILFAVCWFPLNCYVVLLSSQTIHTNNALYFAFHWFAMSSTCYNPFIYCWLNDSFRSELKALLNVCRKPPGPAEQRLPSTVPSYRLAWPENGNFKRLQVSRALPSASNIQSGKTDISAVEPIVAVS, encoded by the exons ATGTTGTCCTGTTTTGTCTGGCTCTCCCTCCCTGACTTAGTTAACGCCTTTGCCGCCCCAGGCAAGCTGCCCCTCAACGGGAGCCTGGAGAAGACTTCTGTAATCCCGAACATCTCGGGTTTCTTTTCCTGGGATAACGACAGCCTGGCTGACTGGCAGAGCTTTGTGGGCAGGAGCCAGTATGGAGCAGAGTCGCAGAGTGTCACAGTGAAAGCCCTGCTCATCGCGGCGTACTCCTTCATCATTGTCTTCTCCCTCTTCGGCAACATCCTGGTCTGTCACGTTGTCATCAAGACCAAGCGCATGCACTCCGCCACCAGCTTGTTCATTGTGAACCTGGCTGTAGCCGATATCATGATCACACTTCTCAACACGCCTTTTACACTG GCTCGTTTTGTGAACAGTACTTGGATATTCGGGAAGGGGATGTGCCATGTCAGTAGGTTTGCACAGTACTGCTCCCTCCACGTCTCTGCCTTGACCCTCACTGCCATTGCTGTGGACAGGCACCAG GTTATAATGCACCCTCTGAAACCTCGCATATCTACTGCAAAAGGTGTTATCTACATCTCTGTAATCTGGATCATGGCAACTTGTTTTTCCCTACCACACGCTATTTACCAAAAACTCTTTACCTTTGAATACAG TGAGGAAGTTACCCGGTGCCTGTGTCTGCCAGATTTCCCCGAGCCTGCTGACCTCTTTTGGATGTACCTCGACTTAACAACCTTCATTTTGCTCTATGTCCTGCCCCTTCTGatcatctctgctgcctacGTGACAGTGGCCAAGAAACTCTGGCTGCGCAATGTCATCGGGGAAGTCACCACTGAGCAGTACTTTGCCCTTCGCAAAAAGAATAAGAAGACCATAAAGATGCTGATGCTTGTTGTCATCCTCTTCGCAGTCTGCTGGTTCCCCCTGAATTGCTACGTCGTCCTCCTCTCCAGCCAGACCATCCACACCAACAATGCCCTGTACTTCGCCTTTCACTGGTTCGCAATGAGCAGCACCTGCTACAACCCCTTCATCTACTGCTGGCTCAATGACAGCTTCCGATCAGAACTGAAGGCTTTGCTCAACGTGTGCAGAAAACCTCCCGGACCTGCAGAACAGAGGCTTCCCTCCACGGTCCCATCCTACCGATTGGCCTGGCCGGAAAACGGCAACTTCAAGAGGTTGCAGGTCTCCCGTGCCCTTCCATCAGCCTCCAACATCCAGTCAGGAAAGACAGACATCTCTGCAGTTGAGCCAATAGTAGCTGTGAGCTAA